The genomic DNA atcatttttgtccaggcctgtttcattagtttgtttttttaaataattctgttgaacaacaattcaaaagtaatggctgattttgattgtttaattttcaataaatttttatttattgttacttttgtaagtttcaagtgatttcagtgaccattgtgggtttttctttcattaacagaggggtaccaacaattttgtccacgtgtgtatatCAACGCAAGAATCTGTATAATTTCAACATGTTTGCTTCATTTGccatctttctcctctgctggaTGTCTGTGAGCCATTCAGCTCCTCTGGTCTGTGAAGAATTGGTCCACCCTTTGGCTAACATGGATCCTCATCATATCGAGGGCAGGTGGTCTTTAGTGGCAGGTAGTCTCAACCACCCGCCATCCATGGAGGCCCTGAGACTGAGAGACAGCATCACTATGTACTTCTCCAACTCCAATGTAACGTCCAACTTCTCATACACCCAAGTCAACCGCTGTGGTGATCAGTGCCAGTACCTGCCCTACAACATCTCAGTAGAAGGCAGCACCTTCACCTTTGAAGTGGGGAATCGCTTCAACCTCACTGGGTTTTTCCTCTATACGTCCTGTCCAGACTGCGTCGTGATGCAGTGGATTGTGAAGTCAAAGAGGAGGTCGTCTGTAGACTTGTACCTgctgagcaggaggagggaggtagagcggagggagatggaggagttCAAGGCTCAGCTGAAGTGCTTTCAGCTGCCTCTGCCTGTTGAGATGGATCCTACCAAGGAGCTTTGTCCAGAACAACCTGAGGTCCAAGCTacatcagcaacagcagctcaggtggaaaagaaaacaggggAACAAACGGCCTGAGGGACTTTGGTACATGATATTCACTCATACAGTATGAAAAGAATACATATCATTGGATGATTTGCATATTAATCTATATATCTTGAATGCTAAACATTATTAATGTGGAGATATGTCACCCTAAATTAATTCTTGGTTGTTGCCAATACAGCATAACATGACAGGATTAATTCTGctaaaatgcagatttttttttcccaatatgTTGACACTtccatgcttttatttatttagttaacTCATAATGGATCTCtcaatgtgtatgtgtgaagccCTTTAGGCAAATTTGTGAATTGTGATTTCAGTCTACATGAATAAAACTGACATAACTTGGTTTGACTacttaaaaaacaattaatttattCATCAGAGTACCAAAAATCATATCTTCACAGAACTTAAAGATTTATACGATAATTTATTGTAAAGAAAACATTATAAAATCCcattttaaagcacaaaattaAAGCATGCAGTGATACAATCATTCCCTTATCCCTCTGGTACATTCTTCATTCACTTGCAGCGTGCAATAATTAATGTGTGTTGCTCACTAATTGGATTAGTACTATACATTTTCAAATCCACAACAATAGGGTAAGCCTCGGgcacatgtgtttgtgcatgcacacGTGCTCATACTCGAGTGTGTATTAGTGAACGTTTGCTAGTGTGAGCATGGGATTCAAATGTGGGCGTGCACAAGCAGTGTACTGAGGGTGTTAGTGCACAAAAGGGAGGAGATACAGGCAGTGAGGCTGTAGGGCTTTGAGCAAAGAGATTCCTTCAGTGTTTTGTGATTTAACATCAGtgatctggcacaagacaagTGTGTATTctcagaaatgtgtgtctgcCATTTGGAGAGCATCTGCAAAGATTTTTTTAACAGGTATGTACTGTGTATTGTAGTTTATTCTGGTTTTGTCGGAATTCTTGTACATATACATCCATTACATACAAATCAGGTAAGCATTTATTATAACAGGAAACAACTGTATTACAGAAATGATTTGAAGAGACCAGCTCTCCCTGGTGTTACTTTTTGCCACAATGACTTAAGCATATCAAAGTTAGCAACTGGAAAATGTGCAAAGAATTATGTCAGCAACCATTAGGTAGCAACAGAACTAATTCTAATTAAGGATGACGCTGGCTGCATTTATTCAAATTCATCTGCATTTTTGTCAAATGCCTTCAGATCTTAAACTACCTGAGGACACTGCTGACCCCAAAAAGAGgggcaagtttatttgtaagGCCCGTCGCCGATGTATTTTTAATGACAATCAGgatttttctgttcttttgaTAAAGTGAGCCCCTTTGTAGATAATGAGCAAAACAGAAGTCTGTTATGTAATGCAGTTTTTAATCCGCAATCTCTTGCAACCTTACTTACCCAGTGTGAGAGTTGGAGAACCTTTGGTTAAATTCTGCCAGATTTCTCTGAGCATCAACAATGACACAAAACAGAGTGTAGTATTAGACATATAGGCCTAATGCCATTATTCTGTTGAGGCAAATGTGCACAAGAGAAATATCTCATTATGGCATGCCAGAGTTTATACTCGCAGTAGTCAGATTATATGACCATGCCACACTATAAATGAGGGGGTTGTTTCACCTATGAAGTGTTGCAGGATCATTGTATTAATTGATTTTACTTGGTTTTCAGCAGGATTTTCAGTAGTTGTGGAGTTACAACAATCGCCTTCTCATTGTGACAATATACTCATTTTCATGCTCCATTTCGCAATGAAACTTCAAGTTGAAAGCTCTCAGTCAATGAGTGACATATTGGAGCGAGGCTGTCAACACATGGTCAACCGGGCTGGTAGTAGTTTACCCAAGTAATACCTGAATATACACAGTAAAGTCTTCTCCAGTTATTTTCTGGAATCTGTGAAAGGGCAGTGTGCACAAACCCAATTAATGAGCCGAGGTTTGGTCTCGTTTAGGCACAGTGATAACTTCGTGCCAGCTATCCCCTTCCCCCTCCCACTCACATCCCATGAGACAACAGCCAGTCTGACAGCAGCCACGGTACATTTCATAATGGGTACTGAATGAAGTCAATGGCACATTCTGAGCCCACTCTAATAAGCAGTTTGTTATCATGGAGACATAGGAAAGGAAGCAAGCTGTTTGATTttagatatataaatattttttagaatgaaaaacaatgttgaAATTATATGATTTTACTATGCCTGCCACAGTGGCAGGTGGAGAACAGAACAGTGCACAATTTTACCAATGACAGCTGAAATACAGCGATGGTATGCAGCTGGTGAGTGGTTCCCTAAACCAGCCATTGTTGCTTGTAAACACCGTCTGTTGTAGCTCTCATGACTCACTGTTCCCTCATCCTTATTTACCCGCATTAGGCCACGTTGTCCTGTCGTGGAGCCTACATGCTCTGCCATTATTATTACAACAGAGTTCCCCATTCCTCCTGCCATCAACAGTCCTTATTATCTCTacatgaaggggggggggtgtactGTAACTATCTATGTAACTATCTATCTACTATATCTGTCCCAGTTCATCAGGGACAAGTCATCCCCAGTGCTGTGATCTACATTCCCCCTAATGATCATTCACTGTGTTGGAGTCCAGCGAGGGTGGTCTGGCGAGAATCGACATGGATGGGAATGGGAGTTTGTTGGGATGCAGAGGACGACGagtattgtgtgtatttgtgtgtgtgagagagggatggGGAGGGCAGTAGTATTGATACAGGGAAAGTCTGAAATAGcaaacagagtgtgtgtatgtgtgtattgaAGAAAAAGAGATATTAGAGGAGCTGGACTTCCTCTTACTGAGTATTCCCTGCAGACAATCGTACTGTTATTTCCgattgtgtgtatatatatgtgtgtgtgtgtgtgtgtgtgtgtgtgtgtgtgtggttctgagCCATTCCCCAGCCCCCAGCCTGTAAGCTGATTAAAGAAAGGTGTGTTCAGCAGAAAACTTTATACGTTGCACAGAGGAGTAGAGCAGCTACTACCTCACAGCCAACGCCAAGCACTAAGTTATAAACAGCCTGTCATATAATAACAAGAGCACTCAGTATCTGCCATTAAAAATATGGGACACAAATGCACTAAGCATTTACTGGATTTGTGCTGCTCTAATACTGCACCACCTACGATACCTAAGTCTTTGCAAATACGTATACGGGTGACAAATTAGAGGAAAAATCAAGTGAAACATCACTTAATGAAACAATTCTTTCATTTGCCAGCGCAGTTTACAATTCGTAGTGACACCTGTAATATGAAAAAACAATTGGCAGAAGGCTGACTCAGATCCTTTCACTGCGAGGGAACTGTGCATTTTCAATGGTTCGTTCACTGAAAGTACTACACAGTGAACATGAACCCTGAGTTAGAGTCAACAGCTCAAACTGCCTGCATTCAAGCCCAGCAACTGAAAGAGCAATGCCGAACTGTAGATCAGCGCAAAAGActtaaaagtcattaaaaaccACTTTTCTTTTCCAACATTAAGCAAGGAAACTTCTAAAATATCAAGAATGGAAATTTGTCAAATGGCAGTATTCTTGGTTCTTGGAGCAGAAGATCATGAGAAATACATTGTTCGGCCATCTGTCAGTTCAGTGAGTGGGACTAGTTGGAGCTCTGGTTAAGCACTGAACAATTTGGTAAAGAAAGCATTTAATGAACTGAATCTAGTGATTGGGGACACTGAAAAGAAAGTCTGGTGCACTTTGCAAATGCCAGTTGTCTagatgatgaaaagttattgtttatattattctgtatttattttgtattttcaacatttcttaTAAATTGAGAGATCCTCTCTGTTTGCTGTAGTGTTCTAACACAGGTTGAGTGagggaaatgaaaacagagcacTTAGCATTTCAAAACTATTCCACAGTAAATATCACAGTAACCACAGTATGATGATTCATTCTCTTACTAAAGCGAATCATTTCACCTCAATTGAAATAATGGGATACAAAATGTGGTGCCATGTGTGTTATTGAACTCTGTTAATCACTATGTTGTTCCCCTTTGTCCTCTGTGTTCCTCTGCTTTCACTCAGACCGACTGGCTAGAAGCCGAACATCCTGATTGCCCCGAAACAGCTTTACATCAGCAGGCTAGCGACCATGGCAACAAAATCTGTGTCCTGGCGGGAACAGGGTCCTGTCACCTCACTAGAGGAATGGGTCAATGAGTCCTGGGCACAAGTGGATGGAATCATAGGCTACAATTCCCCACTGCAAGATAAAAAGGCTCCCAAGGCAGAACCTGAAGAGGATCTAGACGTCCTAGAGCCTGGGGCTGAAGACGAAACATTGCAATTGAACCAAACACTCCCAAGAATGGAAAACGCTGATGCAACCAAACTGGAGAATCTGGAATCAACAAGACTGAGTCTGTGCACCCCCAGGAAAACACAAGGGCTGGTGACAGAATTAGAGCAAGTTGCCCAACGATCAGAAGCATTAAAGGCTCAAAAGGAATCTAAAGAGTCAGTTGATCTATGCGAGGACGATTTCCCACCACCTCATCGCCTCAGTTTATCGACAGAGGAAAGCtttgagaaagaggaagagtcGGCTGAGTGGATCAGTGATGGTGAGATCATCTTATACCCAGCAGAAGACCTTACGTCTCCTGACAGCCACAATAGTCAAGAATGGATACATACACCGGATCTCACTGAGCCAGTTGATGGAGAGGTAGATCCGACATTTGAGCTGATGACAAAAGTTAATATGACAATAGAGGAGAATTTCACACAGCTGATCTTCTTTCCAGGTGTTTTCCACAACAGTGGGCCTCTAACTAATATGTCAGACACGGCTCATCATTCTGACAGAAACGACTCAGATGATGCATGTACTGTGTGCTCCCCTCCTTTTGCTGATGaaagtgaggaagaagaggaagtgagcaTTGATAGTATGCCATGTCAGCAGCAATGGAATAGACTAGATATCAGGAGCAAGCCTCTCCAGAACTCATATTCCGCCAATATCCCAATTTCCACTGAACAAGAACCATCATTAGCCCTGCCTGCAGTTTCCTCAGCCAAACAGCAGGAGGTACTGTTGTCCCGGAGCCAACGTCAACTTGTCCCCAGGGGAGCAATCCAGGAAGCTGCACAACAGGTGCTCGGCCAGGGCTCTCCACCTTTGTCGACTGTTGCCATGGAGCTGCCCAATCAGGGCGGGGCAACTTCTCAAGGCTCTGGTTGTGTTGTAGCTGTGAGAGAAAGGCGCAGCAGGGCGGGGGAAAGTACAGAGGGAGAAAGCAAGCAAGCAGGTAAAGAGGAAGGGCAGACAGAGGGTGGACTTGAAAGGAACGAGGCAGTTGGACAGCAACACGGTAGAAGACTGTTAAGATTTTCAAAAACAGTCCAAACCCAAGAGCTTAACACAGTAAGATACAGATTTGTGGCCTCTAAACACTCCAGGATGGAGAATGACTCGTGTGATGATAGCCAGAGTGACAGTGGAGTTTCAGCAGACTTCTCCCCATGCAGCACGTTTGAGGGCAACACCTCCATCTCTACTCCAGCAGCTGTACCCAAAGAGACCCCCATTGAGAGGGAGATTCGGCGGTCTATAGAGCGTGAACAGAGCCTGAGGAGGTCCAGAGGGCTTCCAAATTCACCCACTTCGCCGGAGTTTGTTGAGATCCCTTTAAGGAAAATTGTTCTCAGCCAGTCGCTAACTGAGTCTGAGAAGTGTCAAggcaaagagaggcagtttgcgGGCAAAAAGATGCAGCATGAGATCCACGAGGAGGCACAGAGGGAACAGGATCTGGTCAAGCTTGGGAAAGTTCCAGGTTTCTATGACAAAGGCACAGTACGCCAACtcaaagagaggaaacagctTTTTGAGGCCTTTCAGAAACCCAGTGACTCAGCTTTAATTGTGTCAACCAGGAGTAAGGCCACATCGTGGTCCTCTGCCAGTGACATTTCAACTCTGGAGAACCAGGAGGACATCTCATCACAGGCATCCACCATAGGGGACTCGTACGTAGAGAGGAATAGCCCACAGAGTCCAAAGTCAGCCAAAGGACGGGGTTCAACTTCTTTGACTCCCCGAGGATCAGACTTTTATGCGGGGGCAGGCTGTCGGGTCATCATCCTAGAAAACAACCCAAGTGTCCCAGCACAGGAGCTCTACCACGCCAAACCAGAGGCAGAGCTCGTCACTGCTGTCGACTCTGGAAGGCCTAACATCTCATCATCCAGGACGGCAGGACGCGGTGGGATTaaagggagagagcaggaaaaggaggaggaagaggaggaggtggcacCCAAGGAGAACCCCTTTTTCAAGCTGCGTTCCTcaacaaatgtaattaaagTGAAGCAGGACATCCGGGAGGCtcaagagagggagaaggagctTCACAAGCAGAGGATCAGTCTGTATGGGAACACGGAGGGTGCAAAAGGAGGTGAGGCCGGAGGGGGCGGaggggggagaagaggaaagccAGCAGGTCCCACGAGTCCCACGTTGTCTTCCTCTTCACTGAATGGACTTGTTGGATCTGGTTCATCATCCATGGGGGTAACTGCGGCGCCAGCAGGTTAGTGTAGCACTGACTGTTGGTCTGAGGCTAGAAGTGTATGTGCAGGGTATGATTGATTCTGCCACAAGCCTGCACAGACAATGTTCTAGTGTgtatgcatgcttgtgtgtgggtatgtgtgtaaTGTTTGTATCTGTGGTGGGATGATGAAAATCCCCTGAAACAGCCCAGTGAGcacattatttccttttttgtcGTGGTCAGTGGAAAACCTCACACAGCTATTGAAACCAGTGCTAGCTGTTATGAGTAATAATTTTGCAATGGAAACCAAAAGCTGGCcagcaagaaaataaaatt from Pempheris klunzingeri isolate RE-2024b chromosome 3, fPemKlu1.hap1, whole genome shotgun sequence includes the following:
- the LOC139199404 gene encoding uncharacterized protein; translated protein: MFASFAIFLLCWMSVSHSAPLVCEELVHPLANMDPHHIEGRWSLVAGSLNHPPSMEALRLRDSITMYFSNSNVTSNFSYTQVNRCGDQCQYLPYNISVEGSTFTFEVGNRFNLTGFFLYTSCPDCVVMQWIVKSKRRSSVDLYLLSRRREVERREMEEFKAQLKCFQLPLPVEMDPTKELCPEQPEVQATSATAAQVEKKTGEQTA
- the misp3 gene encoding mitotic interactor and substrate of PLK1, translated to MENDSCDDSQSDSGVSADFSPCSTFEGNTSISTPAAVPKETPIEREIRRSIEREQSLRRSRGLPNSPTSPEFVEIPLRKIVLSQSLTESEKCQGKERQFAGKKMQHEIHEEAQREQDLVKLGKVPGFYDKGTVRQLKERKQLFEAFQKPSDSALIVSTRSKATSWSSASDISTLENQEDISSQASTIGDSYVERNSPQSPKSAKGRGSTSLTPRGSDFYAGAGCRVIILENNPSVPAQELYHAKPEAELVTAVDSGRPNISSSRTAGRGGIKGREQEKEEEEEEVAPKENPFFKLRSSTNVIKVKQDIREAQEREKELHKQRISLYGNTEGAKGGEAGGGGGGRRGKPAGPTSPTLSSSSLNGLVGSGSSSMGVTAAPAVRQSVGKLGMWPPAQAEEEQINRTEVLHSPRSPRQKSPLVQRWESGLVNGHNEEDD